In Acidimicrobiales bacterium, a genomic segment contains:
- a CDS encoding DMT family transporter — MPVLAALGAALLYALASVLQQRAAGEAPAERSLRLRLLVGLVARPMWLIGILADVAAFVLQFVALDHGSLVLVQPLLVSGLLFALPFGAALTHRSLSPSEWLGSATTVAGLALFLVVAAPGPGHDEASNLTWAITGACTLVPIAVLVGVSRSTGGAVRAGLLAAAGGVFYGLAAALTKVTAQDFHSGIVHTLTSTWEPYALVVTAIVSMVVVQSAFQAGPLRWSLPTLTVVDPVVSIVIGALALGERISTRGAAPALEIIGLVAMAWGVFLVARTPLLVGAEETTATSV; from the coding sequence ATGCCCGTTCTCGCCGCCCTCGGGGCGGCCCTGCTCTACGCCCTGGCGTCGGTGCTCCAGCAGCGGGCCGCCGGTGAGGCCCCGGCCGAGCGGTCGCTGCGGCTGCGCCTGCTCGTGGGCCTCGTCGCTCGCCCGATGTGGCTGATCGGCATCCTGGCCGACGTCGCCGCCTTCGTCCTCCAGTTCGTGGCCCTCGACCATGGGTCCCTGGTGCTCGTGCAGCCCCTGCTGGTCAGTGGTCTCCTCTTCGCCTTGCCGTTCGGCGCCGCCTTGACTCATCGCAGTCTCTCCCCGTCGGAGTGGCTGGGCTCGGCGACCACTGTGGCGGGGCTCGCGCTGTTCCTCGTGGTCGCCGCCCCCGGACCTGGGCACGACGAAGCCAGCAACTTGACCTGGGCCATCACCGGTGCCTGCACCCTTGTTCCCATTGCCGTCTTGGTCGGTGTCTCCCGCTCGACCGGAGGAGCAGTCAGGGCCGGGCTCCTGGCTGCCGCGGGGGGCGTCTTCTATGGCCTGGCCGCGGCGCTGACCAAGGTGACGGCCCAGGACTTCCACAGCGGCATCGTCCACACGCTGACCAGCACGTGGGAGCCGTACGCCCTGGTCGTCACCGCCATCGTCTCCATGGTCGTCGTCCAGAGCGCCTTCCAGGCCGGTCCCCTGCGGTGGTCGCTGCCGACGCTGACGGTGGTCGACCCGGTGGTGAGCATCGTCATCGGCGCACTGGCCCTCGGCGAGCGGATCTCGACGCGCGGCGCGGCGCCGGCGTTGGAGATCATCGGGCTCGTCGCCATGGCGTGGGGAGTCTTCCTCGTGGCCCGCACCCCGCTCCTGGTCGGAGCCGAGGAGACGACCGCCACCAGTGTCTGA
- a CDS encoding alpha/beta hydrolase — MLVHGQPGQAADWRDVAGALEPSHRVLVPDRPGYGRTGGTAMGMAGNADALGRLLDDRRVESATVVGHSFGGGVALALALRRRELVGGLVLVGSVGTESSLGPQDRVLGLPVLGESLAFAGFQASRWLLPALRRSTRLPPALASWLRAVPEPGPAADAGRAPAAATWRSFVIEQRALLAETPALEAGLSSVRAPTAVVAGPRDRVVPTRAAGDLAAAIPGAELVWVPGAGHLIPQEAPGVLVDIVQRYASRR, encoded by the coding sequence GTGCTGGTCCACGGCCAGCCCGGGCAGGCGGCCGACTGGCGCGACGTCGCCGGGGCCCTGGAGCCCAGCCACCGCGTCCTCGTACCTGACCGGCCGGGCTACGGGCGAACGGGCGGCACGGCGATGGGGATGGCGGGCAACGCCGACGCCCTCGGTCGGCTGCTCGACGACAGGCGCGTCGAGTCGGCAACCGTCGTCGGGCACAGCTTCGGCGGCGGGGTAGCCCTTGCCCTGGCCCTGCGCCGCAGGGAGCTGGTTGGTGGACTGGTGCTGGTCGGGTCCGTCGGCACCGAAAGCAGCCTCGGGCCGCAGGATCGCGTCCTCGGGCTCCCCGTCCTGGGGGAGAGCCTGGCCTTCGCCGGCTTCCAGGCCTCGCGGTGGCTGCTTCCCGCCCTGCGCCGGTCTACACGGCTCCCGCCGGCACTGGCGTCCTGGTTGCGGGCAGTGCCCGAGCCGGGGCCGGCTGCGGACGCCGGCCGAGCCCCGGCTGCGGCGACGTGGCGAAGCTTCGTCATCGAGCAGCGAGCCCTGCTGGCCGAGACCCCGGCGCTCGAGGCCGGGCTGAGCTCGGTCCGTGCCCCCACCGCCGTCGTCGCCGGACCGCGGGACCGGGTGGTCCCGACCCGGGCTGCGGGTGACCTCGCAGCCGCCATCCCGGGGGCGGAGTTGGTCTGGGTGCCCGGCGCCGGACATCTCATTCCCCAGGAGGCGCCCGGCGTGCTCGTCGACATCGTGCAGCGCTATGCCTCCCGCAGATGA